Sequence from the Clostridium butyricum genome:
AGATACCAAAGTTAAGATAATCACTCTAAACTTATTCATATTTTCCCCCAAAAATATCTAAGATTGCATCATTTTAACTACAATTAATCTATTATTATTGTATTAGTAATAATATTTTATTTTTAAATAACGCATTTCCTTTTTTTGTTTTTACTGATTAATTATATCATTATTGTATATTTTTTCTATAAAGTGATTATTTTTAACACTTGGTATTTTAATATTATAGCTTATTATCCTATTTGTAGCACTTTGAACAAGGTCTTAATCCCTTAGCCTCTGCCTCTTCTAAAGTATATTGTGTTGGATTCTTCATATTACTGCACGTATTATCATTATGATAAACCTTTGCATTATTTCCTGCTACCCAAACAGTTTTATTATCATTTTCTTGTTCTTTACCAGAATTTTTATTAATTATTTCTTTTGAATTATTACCTTCATCTTTCAATTGATCACTTTTATTTTCTGAACTTGATTTATTACTTTTTGATGAAGATGAATTAAAAGTTATATTCTTTCCATCACTTGTAGCAACAATAGTTCCAGATTCATCAGTTCTGTAAACTTTAATTTTTCTTTCACTAAATTTATCTAAGGTTTCCTTATTAGGATGTCCATAATCATTATCCTTTCCTACACTTAAAACTGCATATTTAGGATTAACTGCATTTAAAAATTCCTCAGTTGTTGATGATTTGCTTCCATGGTGTCCTGCTTTAAGTACATCAGACTTTAAATTTAAACCACTACTTAACATTTCCTTCTCCGAAACATCTTCTGCATCACCTGTAAATAAAAATGAATTACTTCCATATTCTAATTTTATAACTATAGAATAATTATTGGCATCAGTGTATGTACTTCCATTAGGTCCTAAGATTGTGCATTTTGCATCTCCTAAATTAAAAGATTCACCTACCGTAGGTATTGTAAATTTCATTCCCTTATTATTTACTGCATTTAAAAGATTTTCAAAAGTCTTTGTTGATGCACTTACTTTTGGGAAATATACTTTTCCTACTTTAAATGAATTTATTATATAATCAAGAGAACCTATATGATCCTCATGAGCATGAGTTCCTACAACATATTTAAATTCTTTTATCCCTAAACTATTTATATAATTTTTTAATGTGTTTTCATCATCATTGTTTCCAGCATCTATAAGCATATTTTCATTTCCATACTGAATAAGTATAGAGTCAGCTTGCCCAACATCAATAAAGTGGACTTTAAGCAACGAACTACTATCATCACTCTTAGACTGATTCCCACATGAAATGAGCATACATGAAATTATCATAACGACAAAAATACTCACTAATCTTTTTAAATTTTTCATTATTATTTTCTCCTTTATTCCTTTGTTTAATCCCACTTTAATCACTTCTAAATTACAGAATTAATAAGCTTAAATTATACAATATCAGTATTATTATAAAGTTTATGGTTATTAACCATGTATAAAATCGTACTATGATTTTTTATTATCCTCCCTTCTTTCCAAATAATTATACAATAAGTGCACAGGCTTATCAAACATACGTTCTTCATTTTTTATTTTATTCTTATTTGATGCTATTAATTAATATATTCTATAAATCTCTAAATAAAATTTATCTCTTTACAAATCTTCCCATAAAATACACACCCATTGATGAAAATTCACCAATGGGTGTGCATAAAAGCATGATTATTAATTATCAATAAGCTGTAAATCCACCATCTACTGGCATAAATATTCCTGTAACATTACTTGCTTCTTCTGAGGCTAAAAATAAACAAACATTTGCAACCTCTTGAGCAGTTGCCACTCTATTTTGTGGTGATACTGTTTTTCCTGATACTATATTGCTTTCTGCCTTAACTCCTTCCTTAGCTGCTTTCTCTCTTTTATTTTTCAAAAACTCTAAAGCTTCATGATACATAGGAGTATCTGTTGTACCTGGATTTACAGCATTTACTCTAATTCCATTTTTAGCATAATCCAGTGCCATATTTCTAGTTAATCCATTTAGTCCATGTTTAGATGTTACATAAGCGCTATGTCCTGGAAATCCTATTAAGCCTGCAACAGATGATACATTAACAATAGCGCCACCACAATTCTTATTTATCATCTCATTTATTGCAAAGTGAGACATATGAAAAACTGACATGACATTACAGTCAAATACTCTTCTAAACATTTCCTCTGTCATTTCATGTACTGGTGCAGGCGTTCCTGTAATACCTGCATTATTGATTAGTATATCAATTCCCCCAAACTTCTTTATTGCTGTATCTACAACCTTTTTACAATTCTCTGCTTTAGCTAGATCCACTATTAAAAATTCCACATTAGTAGTAATTTCTTTAATTTCATTTAAGGTTTCTCTACTCATTTC
This genomic interval carries:
- a CDS encoding SDR family NAD(P)-dependent oxidoreductase, encoding MRKERYGYMNIIKDRFLNKVMIITGAAGGIGKEIALRSAKEGAKLVLADMKEEMSRETLNEIKEITTNVEFLIVDLAKAENCKKVVDTAIKKFGGIDILINNAGITGTPAPVHEMTEEMFRRVFDCNVMSVFHMSHFAINEMINKNCGGAIVNVSSVAGLIGFPGHSAYVTSKHGLNGLTRNMALDYAKNGIRVNAVNPGTTDTPMYHEALEFLKNKREKAAKEGVKAESNIVSGKTVSPQNRVATAQEVANVCLFLASEEASNVTGIFMPVDGGFTAY
- a CDS encoding ComEC/Rec2 family competence protein encodes the protein MKNLKRLVSIFVVMIISCMLISCGNQSKSDDSSSLLKVHFIDVGQADSILIQYGNENMLIDAGNNDDENTLKNYINSLGIKEFKYVVGTHAHEDHIGSLDYIINSFKVGKVYFPKVSASTKTFENLLNAVNNKGMKFTIPTVGESFNLGDAKCTILGPNGSTYTDANNYSIVIKLEYGSNSFLFTGDAEDVSEKEMLSSGLNLKSDVLKAGHHGSKSSTTEEFLNAVNPKYAVLSVGKDNDYGHPNKETLDKFSERKIKVYRTDESGTIVATSDGKNITFNSSSSKSNKSSSENKSDQLKDEGNNSKEIINKNSGKEQENDNKTVWVAGNNAKVYHNDNTCSNMKNPTQYTLEEAEAKGLRPCSKCYK